A stretch of DNA from Besnoitia besnoiti strain Bb-Ger1 chromosome II, whole genome shotgun sequence:
CTGTACATGCACACCGCAGCtcgggaaggcggcgcgtAAGGCCACCAGTTTACAACGGAGATAGCCGTTTGAGCAGCCCATCTGGACATGATCTGTGTTGTGTATCCTTCACGAAAATACGACGGGCCGGACTCAGTATCCACGCTCGGGCGACCGCGGGTTCCGGCCGTCGCAAGGCTGGTGGAACACGCTGTGGCTCTCCACCTGCTGTATACCGTCACTGCGTCAGGAGCTTCCGTAGTGCCAAACTTGTCACGCGTGCTCCCTCTAAAGACAGTGTCCTGTGCGAGAGCAACACTCTCGTAGCCTTACTACTGGATTTGTTCTATGCTTGTACTAGCCATCAGCTATAATGAACGCCATCTAGCACGCGAGGAACGGCTGCTTCTGTGTGTGCGCTAGACAGAGGAGCGTGCCTCAGACGCCACGGCCGCGAATTTGAGGCCCTCGCTCCTGCATACGCGAGTTCTCTTAATCGTAGCCGTGCCTGAAAACTGAGacgactctctctctctgtgtctgaAGGGCACAAGTTTGCCTGGAGTAGCCTGCGTCCAACCACCCTGGAGAGGCGCTGGCTTCGAAGAATCCTCACACCCGCGGTGTCTCGACGTCGCACGCGGGGGGGCTAGAGGGGCGGCTGGCTCGAAGCCGATTTGCAGAGTTCCTGTCTGGGTTCTACAGAGCCTTCTGTGGAGCATGCTCAGGATTGCCAGAGCAAAAACAGCGGAAACTCTCTGAGTGCGAGTCGGAGGCACCCCGAGAGAGAGCGTGGCTTCTTGCCGATTCCCGCGGCACCCCCCTGCCGCAGCGCTCGGTTCTCAGGAGCTTGCCAGCCGGGCGCGAACATCGGCACGGAGGAGCGATCCCCGGAAGTCGTCTCAGAAAGTTTGATTTCTGCGCTTTTCAGTCCTGCATTCCCGTCCAATCGGACAAAACTTTTTTGGCGCGCTCATATCGATAGACATCGCGGTCCTCTCCAACTTTTTTGGAAACCCCCTACGCGAAAATCAGGTACGTCAACTTCCTGAACCGTTGCACGTGCTTCAGTCCGAGACGCCAACTGCAGCTTGTAGCTAATTGAAGAAAAAATGTCGATAAAGTTAGCTTCTGTCTCACCTCAGAGCATCTGGTAGAGGGAATAAGGAGATTCGAGCTGTTTCGTTGTCATTTTAGGCAAGTCTTTCTGTTAGTGTCTTGGCTTCCAGTTCGTGTATGGCACACGGTTACTAGCGGTGGAGCACCTTGCAGTGCCAAGTCAACGGTGTTTTCTTCGCTCTTTTGATAGTTTTCCCGCTCTTTCTTTTCCATATTTGCAATTTTCAAGCGCCTTAAGTTGCCTGGTCGTTTAGTGTCTCTTTTGCTGCGGTCGTCTTTGTTTTTGGCCAAGCGATTTTAGCTGTCCAGTGGCGTGTGGCGGTCGCAGTCGGAGCTTCGCGGATGTGGCGGTTTTTCCGTGTTAGACAGCTGCGAATATCGTGTCTTTCCCCTCGTCAACTCTCCTTTTGTGCATTGTTGCAGTCCGTGGGTTGTATGTGCCGTGTTATCTTTACTCAGGTGTTAAGATGTCGTCTCCTCAGGAATTCGCCAGCATTGAGCAGTAAGTCCCGCTTCCTTGGTCCTCTGTGAAGTCACTCGTATGTCAACGCTGTGTATCATGTTGTTCTCGGGCTCTGGGTAACTTTGTCCCGTCAGATTACGCTAGACCTTTGTGGGTCGGGCTAGAGGCTCGTTAGCACGATGTCTTGTCCAAGTCAGCCACTGGACACCAGAAATCGAATTGTAGTGTCCGTCTAGTGCACTATTGGCAAATGCAGAGAGCTTCCGTACGGCGCTGACTGTCGCTTGGGGACTATGCGGTGGTGCCTGCAAAGTGTCGATGTACGCGAGCTGTTTCACATGTGCCGCTGTGATGCTCAGGGCTCTCAACAAGAACGACGCGTACGACCTGAAGAAAATGGATACCTTCGTTGACAAGTACGGTTGGCGGGCGCGTGGGGTGTTTCGCGGGTGTCTCGATTCTTAATTGTGTAACGATAGCTTTGCACGAAGATCCATTTGTTACTGTGTGGCTCTCCGGGTTGTTCTGTTCATTTTCCATCCTCGTCGTTCCCTGCTCACACCTAACCTAATCAGCAAGTTGTTTGCTCCGGGTATCGCAGCGTAAATACATGTGTGTCATGCTTACGTTTTCGAAGATACTGCTCGCGTGAAAGATGCATACCGGAATGCGGTTCGACCTGTGTGACTATTATCACTTTCAGAGCGGAAATGCTCGAGACCAAGCGTCTTCCTGAGAAGCATGAACACGACAAGGAGGCCACTGGGAAGATGGTGGCCTTTGAGCGCCGCAActcagcggcgggcgctgagAGCCGCAAGTAGATTTAGAGtttgcgcgcgaggcagactcTAGGGAACAGAAATAAGGGATGTCGTGCGCATAGCgtagttttttttttttcgctgaTTGTCCTCGACCGTCTTAGTTCACGTCTCTAGACGGCGAAACGTATGTCTGCATGCGATATATCTCGCGTTCTTTGCtgtgcctcgtctctctttccGGTTCAATTGTGCAAGTCGCAGCCCCGAAATGGAGATGGAATGACgtctttttctgcggcgTGGGATGGCTGCCTCCGGGTCTGAACACCGGAGTCGCCCGTTCGCGGTCCCTCAGTTTTTCGTTAGGCACGCACGGCAAAGTGCAGTGAGCCGTAAAGCTTTCTAAATCGTGTTGTGCTCTGCCGCGTGAACAGGCTCGGGTGTGCAGCTGATTCCATTCCGTCGGTCATAAATTCGCACAGTCTTCCGTCACTGGAGAGTGCAACCCACGAAAAACCACGGGACTCACCTCGCTCGGTGTTCGTCTTGTTAAAACGCTGTCCGGTACGGCGTACAGCGTTTTGTACACTTTTGCGATGAACATAAGGTGCTCGCCTCACGCATTGCGTCCGGAGTTCTTCTCCACAAAAGCGTTACAAGAACGCCGTGAGCGTAGGACTTTGTGTGCTAGCACGATTCTGATGCTGCCCACTTCAGCGTGCGTGTCTAGCGCCTCGCACCGAAACACAGTCAGAAACCGCTAGGGCACAAAGACTACCATTCTTCATTGAAGTGAAATGTATACGcaactcgcgcggcgcgcaggaacGGGGAGAAGCTTGTCGTGGTCCTGACTTAATGAGATGACGAGGCAGCGTTGCTGCTATTGCACAAGCTAGGCCAAGTGCGACGGTAGCGGCAATGCTAAATGCTAACTTGTCATCTCAAGCTTGTCTTTCTGTCGCCCCTCTCAGCAAACAACCCTGGCGCGCGTTCACTGTATTTCAAGCAGATGAAGTGTAGGGAAGAATGACCTTCGGGGAGCCTCCCGCGCGTTGCTCTGACGCAGGTGGAGGCAGGATTTCCTTAGTCGCTCGAGTGCCGGCCTTTGGTTTAGATTTCATGTGTTCGGGCCTTACCTGACAGCTTAGCTTCCGCTCTCAATCGCTGCTGTGTAGTTAGATCTTGAATTGTCCAGCTTTTTCGGGGGGGGGATATGCGTGAAGACTTGCGCTCGAAGTAGCCTATGAAGGGACCCGCCTCGCGagccggagggcgacgcccgatgcagaaggagcagcagaagctTTTTTCAGTGTGCTGCGCTGACGCTGATGCGCGAAATGGTTAGCTGATCCGCGGCCTCGAAAAGAGGAAGCATCTCCTGGTGTCTGATGAAAACTCGGGGTTGCCCACGGCAGAATGCCGCTCGTTGGCTTCCTGCACTCAACGCGCGGGTTGTGCATTTCATGCCGCTGACAATGCGTCCAAGTACCTGTTGGTTGTTCTATGGTGCCTGTTGCGGGGCTTTTTCGCCGTTCCTGGCGCAACTCTGGtttaaaaaaaaaaaaaactagAAGAAGTCACAACAGGGGAGTGTGGAGGTGGGCGGAGAGCCTACACGCCGGCCTACCCCGAGTTTGGACTGACTGTAGCTGACGAGTCGCTACGCCAAGTTAGCCTTTCCCTTGCTTGGCGGACGGGCAACGTTGCCAGATCCCGCATGAAATACACATCAGAGTAAACTGCGCATTGAATATACATTGAATATATACTAAGCCTCCTAGGGGGCTCGAACCCCTGACCACCAGCTTAAAAGGCTGGCGCTCTACCGACTGAGCTAAAGAGGCCGGGTACGAACTGTAACGTGAGGTACACCTCCTTCACCCCTTGTTGAATTAGAACTGGGCGTTTGTCCCTTCGAACGACGGAAGAAAGTAATTCTTCATCCAAAAACAGCTTTGTAGTGGAGCACTTCCTCCGTCTGTCACACGCACCCGCCTCATTCGTCTCTCGTGACGCGACGCTCACGCTGGCCAGACGACACATAATGACCGGCTATCCACGTTCCTGGAACTGCTTTCCCTGTTGAAAGTACGAGATAAAGAATCCTCTGAAAGGCAGTAACATTCACTCGCCGTTCTCGGGAGGCtggtctcctcttctgcacTTCTCGAGGGGCACTATGTGCCGCCGGTGTGCAGACCCAGGCCGGTCTGGTAAACAATCATTTACGTGTTTCAGTCTTTTATTTGTTGCTCAGATCATATTGCGCCGTTCGTTCTACGTCAGTCTTCGAAAGCCATAACACTCAATGAAGATATGTTTCTGTAGGGGAGCTAGTCCCCCGCTATTCGTCATCGTAATGAGTGCAGGATATATTGTCACGACATATTTGGCAATCTCGCCCACATTCGAATTTTTTTTTTGCACGTGCACGAACTCAGTTACTACAGTCACGTGCCCTTTCCTGGCAGGTTGCTCTCCACCTGCTCATTCATATAATGTTGCAATTTGTGTGGCTGCCACACTCCTTTATTTGATTCTACTGCAGTTGTGCCTCGAAGCATGTCAAACCATCGCCGCTAGCGGGATGATCCGGTTGTCGTCTGCGGTCGTTATCAGCACCTCCAAAACATCTTGGCAGTTTGAGTCGGAGTTCATCTCTGCTTCGACGGCACGTACCGACGGTTCTACTGGCAACCGGCATCCAAGGTTGCCAGCGATATTTGTTACTCACTGAAAATGATGAGCAGACCAGGCACTTATGTGCATGCGACGTGAATGTGGAGACTGCTACGAAATGCAGAAAGACCAACAAGTTGTCTCCGGTGGCAGATTTACGCACAAGCGAGAGTCGTTCGAGCCTCTGCAAGACTACGTCAAAGTATTTGGTCGAAGGGGGAACGCCTCCGTGTGTCTGTGGGCAAACGAGTAAATTCCCTTGGCTTTTCACTGACATCGGGCATTCTGACGGCGGTACATCTGCCACACTAGTTATTTACAGTTACTGGGTTTCCGCAGTTTCCAAGCGGTACCACCTTTCCTGGTGGGGGGTCGATCCGGCATATCTTCGTGGACAGTCAGAGATCGGGTGAAGCATCCAAATCTGAGGCCccgggagag
This window harbors:
- a CDS encoding hypothetical protein (encoded by transcript BESB_040240), whose translation is MSSPQEFASIEQALNKNDAYDLKKMDTFVDKAEMLETKRLPEKHEHDKEATGKMVAFERRNSAAGAESRK